ACTGCTCGATGGTTAGCTGCTCGATCTCCTGTGTCTCGACCTCGTCGTCCTCGTCATCGACTACCTCGTCATCGTCGTCGTTAGCGACGTCGTTCTCTTCGTCGTCAGCGACATCGTTCTCGTCATCGGCGATGTCGTCGTTCTCGTCGTCAGCGACATCGTTCTCTTCGTCCTCGTCATCGTCGTCGAAGATACCCTCGAACCAGTCGCCGATCTGGTCGATAATGCCATCGTCCTCGACGGTCAGCTCGTCGATGTTCATCTCCTCGACGTCCATCGTCTCGATGGTGAGGTCCTCGACGACGAGTTCGTCAGCTTCCTCGTCGATCAGGTCGACGTCCTCGTCGTCAGCGACGTCGTTCTCTTCGTCGTCAGCGACATCGTTCTCTTCGTCGTCAGCGACATCGTTCTCGTCATCAGCGACGTCGTTGTCCTCGTCATCGGCAACGTCGTTCTCTTCGTCATCCATCATCTCATCGTCGTCGTTCATCTCGTCGTCAGCGACGTCGTTCTCCTCGTCGTCGGCGACATCGTTCATTTCGTCCTCTTCGAGTTCGAGGTCTTCCATCGTCACGTCCTCGAGTTCGAGCGACTCGATCTCGACGTCGGTAAGCATGAGTTCCTCACCAACGTCATTGTCCTCGTTAGCGATATCGTTCTCCTCGTCGTCGACGACGTCATTCTCTGCATCGTCGGCAACGTCGTTTTCTTCGTCGTCAGCGACGTCATTTTCCTCCTCCTCGACGTCGTTCTCCTCATCGTCGTCGAGTTCCGCCTCGAGTTCCTCTTCGTCGACGTTGAACTGTTCGACGTTGAGTTCCTCGATCGTCGCGTCCTCGACGGTAACGCTATCGAGGTCGAGTGTCTCGACCTGTACGTTCTCGAGTGTTACGCTCGTGTCTCCGGCGTCGCTCGTGCTTACGGACGCTCCGGCGAGGCTAGCTCCTCCCGAAAGAGCGACCATGAGTACGACGAACACCACGCCAAATTGCTGCAGTCGTGGGACCATGCACCTCGGCCTACAGCCAGACCGAGACTAAAGCGAGGGGACTGTTACATCATTATTTTCGGGAAAATATCGATTAGTGCCGGCGACGGACGGCCGGGCTGTGAGAGAAGAAAGTTAGTGGAAATCAGCCACTTTGTGGAGCAGAATCCTTGTTGTGCTTGCGATTGCTGCAATATTATTTCAGAGCAATGTGAACGAGAGCTTACCAGGATATTCGATCGGCGAAAAACGAACGACAGGTTCGATCGAGGACTCGATCGAACCGCGAACGGCGATCCGCGCTTGGGGCCGTCCCGATTAGCTCAGGATCGACGGCAGTCCGTCGTCGTTCTCGTCATCGTCGTTGAGCAGGCCATCGTCTTCATCTTCGTCCTCGTCGTCATCTAGCAGGTCGTCGTCATCCTCGTCGACATCATTTTCTTCAACGTCGTCGAGTTCGTCGGCGTCGGCGAGTGTGAGCGACTCGACGGTCGCGTCACCGATCTCGATCATCGACGCGGAGGCCTGCGAGATGGTCTCCTCGTCGTCAGCGACGTCGTTCTCCTCGTCATCGGCGACATCGTTCTCCTCGTCGTCAGCGACGTCGTTCTCCTCGTCGTTGGCAACGTCGTTCTCGTCGGCTTCTTCGACCGACTCGACGGTCATCGAGTCGACGTCGATCTCGTCGACGTCGAACTGCTCGATGGTGAGTGACTGCATCTCCTGGACGTCGTTGTTCTCGTCGTCGGCGACGTCGTTCTCCTCATCGTCGGTAACGTCGTTGTTCTCGTCGTCAGCGACATCGTTCTCGTCATCGGCGACATCGTTCTCTTCGTCGTCATCCACCATCTCGTCGTCAGTTTCCTCGTCGTCAGCGACGTCGTTCTCCTCGACGGTCAGATCGTCGACGGTCAGCTGTTCGACGTCCATCGATTCGATGGTGAGCTCTTCGATGGTGAGCTCGTCAGCGTCCTCGTCGAACACGTTCGTTTCGTCGTTCTCGTCATCGGCCATCATCTCGTCGTCAGTTTCCTCATCGTCAGCGACGTCGTTCTCCTCGTCATCCATCATCTCGTCATCATCCATCATCTCATCGTCGTCGTTCATCATCTCGTCGTCAGTTTCCTCGTCATCGGCGACGTCGTTCTCAGCGTCCTCCTCGAAGTCCTCCATCGTCACGTCCTCGAGTTCGAGCTGGTCGAGCTCGATATCGGTGATGGTGACCTCGTCGGCCTCCTCGTCGTCAGCGACGTCGTTCTCCTCGTCATCGGCGACATCGTTCTCCTCGTCATCGGCGACGTCGTTCTCCTCGTCGTCCGCTTCATCGGCGTCGTTCTCCGCATCGATAGCGTCCTGGAGTTCCTGGACGTCAGCGTCGAACTCCTCGACGTTTAGCTCCTCGATAGTCGCGTCCTCGACGGTAACGCTATCGAGTTCGAGTGTCTCGACCTGTACGTTCTCGAGTGTTGCGCTCGTGTCTCCGGCGTTGTCGGTCGCGCTCGTGGACGCTCCGGCGAGGGCAGGACCCCCCGAGAGAGCGACCATGAGTACGACGAATACCACGCCGAGTTGCTGCGGTCGTGAAACCATGCGTAACGGGGTACACCCAACCCGAGAGTAAAACGAGACGACTGTTACGCCATTATCGTCGAGAAAAGACTACTTAGAACCGTGCAACCGTCCCTAATCTCTCGTTCATCGTATCGCCTTCCGTGACCGTAATCGATACCGCCACTATCACGGATCGAGCACCGTCGACTACAAGGACGCCCGATCGCGGAACGGAACGTTTACCGACGCCCTCGCCAACAGTCGGTCGATGCGCGAGTGCTTCGAACTCCGGGACGTCGACGCCGGCGGCCGAATCGGCGAACTCACCGTCCCGCGTGCCGACGTGACCGTCGAAACGCCGGCGCTGCTGCCGGTGATCAACCCGAATCTGGACACGATCAGTCCCCGCCGGCTCGCCGAGGAGTTCGGCGCCGAGATCCTCATCACCAACTCGTATATCATCTACGGCACCGACGACGTCCGCGAGGCCGCCCTCGAGGACGGCCTCCACGACGTCCTCGATTTCCCAGGCGCGATCATGACCGACTCCGGCTCCTTCCAGCTCGCGGAGTACGGCGAGATCGACGTCACGACCGAGGAGATCCTCGAGTTCCAGCACGCGATCGGATCCGACATCGGGACGCCCGTTGACATCCCGACGCCACCGGACGTTTCCCGCGAGCAGGCCGAAGACGAGCTCGCGACCACCCAGGAACGCCTCGAGATCGCTGCGGACGTCGACACCGGCGAGATGCTGGTCAACGCGCCCGTCCAGGGCTCGACCTACCCCGATCTCCGGGAGGACGCGGGTCGCCACGCGGCCGAGACCGACCTCGACGTCTTCCCCGTGGGTGCGGTCGTGCCGCTGATGAACGACTACCGCTACGACGACATGATCGACGCTGTCGCGGGCGCCAAACGCGGTCTGGGCGCCGACGCGCCCGTTCACCTCTTCGGCGCCGGCCACCCCATGATGTTCGCGCTCGCGGTCGCGATGGGGTGTGATCTGTTCGACTCGGCCGCCTACGCACTGTACGCCCGAGACGACCGCTACCTGACGGTTCGCGGAACGCGCCACCTCGATGATCTCGACTACATGCCGTGCTCGTGTCCGGTCTGTGTCAGTCACTCGCCCGACGAGTTACGAGCGCTGCCCGACCGGGAGCGCGAGGAGGAGCTGGCCGCCCACAACCTCCACGTCACGTTCGAGGAGATTCGCCGCATCAAGCAGGCGATCCGCGCGGGCAACCTCCTCGAGCTGGTCGAGCAACGCGCCCGCGCCCACCCGACGATGCTCGACGGCTACCGGGCGCTGCTCGATCACGCCGACCAGCTCGAGCGCTCCGACCCGGTCTCGAAGGGCGCGTTCTTCTATACGTCCCACGAGAGCGCTCGCCGACCCGAAGTGCGTCGCCACCACCGGCGTCTCGAGCGGCTCGCGGTTCCCGACGCGCTCTTTCTCACCGAAGGGAGCACCGACGGCGGCGACGCGTACGACGACACCTGGCGGGTTCAGCCGCCGTTCGGACCCTTCCCCCGCGAGCTCTCGAAGAGCTACCCGCTGACCGCCGAGGTTCCCGACCGAACCGACCGCGGCGCGCTCGCGGCCGCGGCCGACGGCGTGGCCCGCCTCGTCGAGGACAACCCCGACACCGAGTTCGCGCTGGGCCACCGCGGGTGGCCAGCGGACGTCCTCGCCCGCGTTCCGGACCGCGTCGAACGGGTCGGTCTGTCGAGCGACGCGGAGTAGTACCTCCGTTTCCGATCCCGTTTGCGGTTTTGTTTACGTCCGAAAGGAACGTCGAGGCGACCGTGACTGCGGTCCTATCTCTCGAGTTCCTCGTCGATCGAGAGCCACCAGAGGTACCCCTCGCCGACGACCTCGTGACCTTCGAGCCGTCCGTCCTCGACCAGCGACTCGAGACGCTCGAGCAGCACTTTCGGAGGAACGTCGAACTCCCCGGCGAGATAGGTCGTGTTCACGACGGGTTTCGGCGCGGTGCGGATCGCCTCGACGATTCGGTCGTCGTCGATCGAGTCGACGCCGTCCCCCGGCTCGTCGCTTGACGGTGGCGACATACGGGCGGTACGGGTTCGGTCGAATTGAATCTGCGGGGGCACCCGGTGGCGATCGGACCGCACGGTACGGGTTTTTCTCCGTCGCCGGCGTACCGAGGGTATGCTTCGGCCACTGTTGCTCGTGTTCGCCGCGATCGAGATCCTCGTTCCCGCCCGACTCGTCGCCTGGGGCGAACGACGAGCCTTCGAGGATCCAAACGCCGGTCGACTGCGGCCGTGGACGCTCCCGCTGGCGCGACTCGAGGGCGTCGCCGCAATCTGGCTGGTCCGAAACTGGGGGGCCACCTGGTCCGGACTCAAACCGCTGTTCGGCGTCCTCGGGCTGCCGGCCGCCTTGCAGCCCCGGGCGTTTCTGGAGGTCGCGCTCGAGGCGGCATACGAGAACCCCGACGCGATCGAGCCGAAGCCGTGGGTCGTTCCCGCCACGCGCGTCCTTGGGTGCCTCTCCCTCGCGGTCGCGCTGTGGCCCGGACGGTCGGGATCGATGTCGGACGCTCGGACCGAGCGCCCGTAGCCGACGGCTATCGACAGCCTCTTTCGCGCTCCGGCGCGAGATGCGGTATGACCGACTACTTCGAAGTACACGCACGCGACGGGGCCGCGCGCGTGGGCGAGCTCCGCCTCGAGGACTCGCTGACGACACCCGCGCTCGTCGACGACGTCCTCGAGGACGCGGGCTCGCTGTGGAGCGCCGACCGTGCGGTACCGGAAGGTGACGACTCGCAGCTCACCGTACTCCCCCACCGCGGTTTCCCGGGCGGGACCGCCGAGGAGGTCAGGGAGTCGTTCGCCGTCGAGTATCCCGACGTGGACTACCCGAGCGTCGCCGTGATCTCGAGCGAGGACGCGGCCGACGAGGGGACCGACGCCTACGCCGTCTCGGACGTCCAGTCGATCACGGGCCACGGCGCGGCGCTGGTCGAGGCGACCGTCGACGTCCGCGAGGGGGTACCGACCGACACCGCCGTCTACTTCTCTGGCGTCGCAACACCCCGGAATGTCGCCGTGTTAGCCTACGCCGGCGTCGATCTCTTCGACAAGACCGCAGCCGTCGTGCGGGGAACCCAGGGGCGATACCTGACGACCGACGAGGCGTACTTCCTGGAGGACCTGG
This genomic window from Natronococcus occultus SP4 contains:
- a CDS encoding midas domain-containing protein, with the protein product MVSRPQQLGVVFVVLMVALSGGPALAGASTSATDNAGDTSATLENVQVETLELDSVTVEDATIEELNVEEFDADVQELQDAIDAENDADEADDEENDVADDEENDVADDEENDVADDEEADEVTITDIELDQLELEDVTMEDFEEDAENDVADDEETDDEMMNDDDEMMDDDEMMDDEENDVADDEETDDEMMADDENDETNVFDEDADELTIEELTIESMDVEQLTVDDLTVEENDVADDEETDDEMVDDDEENDVADDENDVADDENNDVTDDEENDVADDENNDVQEMQSLTIEQFDVDEIDVDSMTVESVEEADENDVANDEENDVADDEENDVADDEENDVADDEETISQASASMIEIGDATVESLTLADADELDDVEENDVDEDDDDLLDDDEDEDEDDGLLNDDDENDDGLPSILS
- the tgtA gene encoding tRNA guanosine(15) transglycosylase TgtA; amino-acid sequence: MRECFELRDVDAGGRIGELTVPRADVTVETPALLPVINPNLDTISPRRLAEEFGAEILITNSYIIYGTDDVREAALEDGLHDVLDFPGAIMTDSGSFQLAEYGEIDVTTEEILEFQHAIGSDIGTPVDIPTPPDVSREQAEDELATTQERLEIAADVDTGEMLVNAPVQGSTYPDLREDAGRHAAETDLDVFPVGAVVPLMNDYRYDDMIDAVAGAKRGLGADAPVHLFGAGHPMMFALAVAMGCDLFDSAAYALYARDDRYLTVRGTRHLDDLDYMPCSCPVCVSHSPDELRALPDREREEELAAHNLHVTFEEIRRIKQAIRAGNLLELVEQRARAHPTMLDGYRALLDHADQLERSDPVSKGAFFYTSHESARRPEVRRHHRRLERLAVPDALFLTEGSTDGGDAYDDTWRVQPPFGPFPRELSKSYPLTAEVPDRTDRGALAAAADGVARLVEDNPDTEFALGHRGWPADVLARVPDRVERVGLSSDAE